One Gloeothece verrucosa PCC 7822 DNA window includes the following coding sequences:
- the guaA gene encoding glutamine-hydrolyzing GMP synthase, with product MSDESLKEKINRQMLVILDFGSQYSELIARRIRETNVYSEVLSYRTTAEQLRQLAPKGIILSGGPNSVYDPNAPHCDRAIWELGIPILGVCYGMQLMVQQLGGKVERAKRAEYGKAALYIDDPTDLLTNVENGSTAWMSHGDSCIELPQGFENLAHTENTACAAIAHHEKKLFGVQFHPEVVHSVGGIALIRNFVYHICKCEPTWTTEAFVEESVREIRAKVGDKRVLLALSGGVDSSTLAFLLHRAIGDQLTCMFIDQGFMRKGEPERLVQIFDQQFHIPVVYVNSRERFLTQLKGVTDPEEKRRLIGHEFIKVFEEESNRLGPFDYLAQGTLYPDVIESADSNVDPQTGERVAVKIKSHHNVGGLPKNLRFKLVEPLRKLFKDEVRKLARAIGLPEEIVRRHPFPGPGLAIRIIGEVTSERLKILRDADFIVRDEISKQGMYHDFWQAFAVLLPVRSVGVMGDQRTYAHPIVLRLITSEDGMTADWARVPYDLLETISNRIVNEVRGVNRVVYDITSKPPGTIEWE from the coding sequence ATGAGCGACGAGTCTTTAAAAGAGAAAATTAATCGCCAAATGCTCGTTATTCTTGACTTTGGCTCCCAGTATTCAGAATTAATTGCTCGCCGCATCCGAGAAACAAACGTTTACTCAGAAGTTCTATCCTATCGCACCACTGCCGAACAACTGCGGCAACTGGCCCCAAAAGGCATTATCCTTTCAGGCGGTCCTAACTCAGTTTATGACCCCAATGCCCCCCACTGTGATCGAGCCATCTGGGAGCTAGGCATTCCCATCTTAGGCGTGTGCTACGGGATGCAGTTGATGGTACAACAACTGGGGGGTAAAGTAGAACGAGCCAAACGGGCCGAATACGGAAAAGCCGCCTTATATATTGATGATCCCACAGATTTATTAACGAATGTAGAAAATGGTTCTACCGCTTGGATGAGTCATGGTGACTCTTGTATTGAATTGCCACAAGGGTTTGAAAACCTCGCTCACACAGAAAACACCGCCTGTGCCGCCATCGCCCATCATGAGAAGAAACTGTTTGGCGTACAATTTCACCCAGAAGTGGTGCATTCTGTGGGCGGAATTGCTCTGATCCGTAACTTTGTTTATCATATTTGTAAATGTGAACCCACTTGGACAACCGAAGCCTTCGTCGAAGAATCGGTGCGAGAAATACGAGCTAAAGTCGGGGATAAACGGGTATTATTAGCTTTATCAGGTGGGGTAGACTCTTCAACCCTAGCCTTTTTATTACATCGCGCCATCGGCGATCAACTGACTTGTATGTTTATTGATCAGGGGTTCATGCGAAAAGGAGAACCCGAACGCCTGGTACAAATTTTTGATCAGCAGTTTCACATTCCGGTGGTCTATGTTAACAGTCGTGAACGCTTTTTAACGCAACTCAAAGGCGTAACCGATCCAGAAGAAAAACGCCGTCTCATTGGTCATGAGTTTATCAAAGTATTTGAAGAAGAATCTAATCGTCTTGGGCCTTTTGATTATTTAGCCCAAGGTACACTCTATCCGGATGTGATCGAGTCGGCTGATAGTAATGTTGATCCGCAAACCGGAGAACGAGTGGCTGTTAAAATTAAAAGCCATCACAACGTGGGCGGACTCCCGAAAAATCTACGCTTTAAGCTGGTTGAACCCTTGCGGAAACTGTTTAAAGATGAAGTGCGTAAATTAGCGCGTGCTATTGGGTTACCCGAAGAAATTGTCCGTCGTCATCCTTTCCCTGGTCCGGGTTTAGCGATTCGCATTATCGGAGAAGTGACTTCTGAGCGGCTAAAAATTTTGCGGGATGCAGATTTTATTGTTCGGGATGAAATTAGCAAGCAGGGAATGTATCACGATTTCTGGCAAGCTTTCGCGGTTTTATTACCCGTGCGGAGTGTGGGAGTCATGGGAGATCAGCGTACTTATGCTCATCCGATTGTTTTAAGATTAATCACCAGTGAAGATGGAATGACGGCTGATTGGGCAAGAGTTCCTTATGATTTATTAGAAACGATTTCTAACCGAATTGTCAACGAAGTAAGGGGAGTAAATCGTGTGGTTTATGACATTACTTCTAAGCCGCCTGGGACGATCGAGTGGGAATAA
- a CDS encoding DGQHR domain-containing protein, with translation MELDNQSPEIIEYKAITGTFGEVRYFLTTLDQSDAVENIQFADEIQNSWSFSERVQRKLDENRANIEIFSYLARDGIRFFNSIVVVLLPNSNTQTEFWDFSEVKSQGKPIEKWVNLKLYKNVSRIVIDGQHRLLALKTYWNAHTGKEPLSPQQINDNFNCSETFDIPVVYLVFRDLGRVGYADSSTTVRDEIIQATRNIFTVINKTAKSIDKQTQLLLDDSKVSALIPRKLLEEKMLEEKFIRWSSPSSSLTQSEPYLTNLDLVSQCIKELLKDYKKEALDKSFNSPIDRNKALKDYYESHPKLPQIGTKELLKWFFTELQPFKDWISQIDYLGIDIPVQPKQPRLSASQKKSIKELRHSSILYTILGQKILFCAVSRFLLRIHAEYRIPETLNAISDSITKMDQDSFFNRDQSHWSYVLVEPNAKLTMITKGSGSEKCIELVKMILLNSSEGVRELIRRTKEEVNNDVNWTETLISNWRKEFHVKFPEVELIDEQIKESSESDDLFSEVRKQLDFLEEDEDESSEIEDDEGIFEEIEEVTD, from the coding sequence ATGGAATTAGATAATCAGTCTCCAGAGATTATTGAATATAAGGCCATTACTGGTACTTTTGGTGAGGTTAGGTACTTTCTAACAACTCTCGATCAAAGTGATGCTGTTGAAAACATTCAATTTGCTGATGAAATTCAAAACAGTTGGAGCTTCTCAGAACGAGTTCAGAGAAAACTAGATGAAAATAGAGCAAATATAGAGATATTTTCTTACCTAGCGCGAGATGGTATTCGTTTTTTTAATTCAATTGTAGTTGTGCTTTTACCCAACTCTAATACGCAAACAGAGTTTTGGGACTTTTCAGAAGTTAAAAGTCAGGGAAAACCGATAGAAAAATGGGTCAATTTAAAGCTCTATAAAAATGTATCTAGAATTGTAATTGATGGTCAACATAGACTTCTTGCTTTAAAAACATATTGGAATGCCCATACTGGAAAAGAGCCTTTAAGCCCTCAACAAATCAATGATAATTTTAATTGCTCAGAAACCTTTGATATACCAGTGGTTTATTTAGTATTTCGTGATTTGGGCAGGGTTGGATATGCAGACTCAAGCACAACGGTAAGAGATGAAATAATTCAAGCAACTCGCAATATCTTTACAGTTATAAACAAGACTGCTAAATCAATCGATAAACAAACTCAACTATTACTTGATGACAGTAAGGTATCAGCATTAATTCCTAGAAAACTTTTAGAGGAAAAAATGCTTGAAGAAAAATTCATTAGATGGTCTTCCCCCTCATCAAGCTTGACCCAATCAGAACCTTACCTAACGAATTTAGATTTGGTTAGTCAATGTATTAAGGAACTATTAAAAGATTATAAAAAAGAAGCTTTAGATAAATCATTTAATTCACCAATTGACCGTAATAAAGCTTTGAAAGATTATTATGAGTCTCATCCTAAACTTCCTCAAATAGGCACGAAAGAATTGCTTAAGTGGTTTTTCACTGAACTTCAGCCATTCAAAGATTGGATATCACAGATTGACTACCTAGGTATAGATATTCCTGTTCAACCCAAACAACCTCGATTAAGTGCAAGTCAAAAAAAAAGTATAAAGGAGTTACGCCATTCTAGTATTTTATATACTATTCTAGGACAAAAAATTCTTTTTTGTGCTGTTTCAAGGTTCTTGCTTAGGATACACGCAGAGTACCGTATTCCAGAAACTCTTAACGCCATTTCTGATAGTATTACCAAAATGGATCAAGATAGCTTTTTTAACCGAGATCAATCTCATTGGTCTTATGTTTTAGTCGAGCCAAATGCAAAACTAACCATGATAACTAAAGGCTCCGGGTCAGAAAAATGTATAGAGCTTGTCAAAATGATATTGCTTAATTCCTCTGAGGGCGTGAGAGAGTTGATAAGGCGTACTAAAGAAGAGGTCAATAATGATGTCAACTGGACTGAAACTTTAATTTCTAATTGGAGAAAAGAGTTTCATGTAAAATTCCCTGAAGTTGAATTGATTGATGAGCAGATCAAGGAATCTTCTGAATCAGATGACTTGTTTAGTGAAGTTCGAAAACAGCTTGACTTTTTGGAAGAAGATGAAGATGAATCTTCTGAAATTGAAGATGATGAGGGTATTTTTGAAGAAATCGAGGAAGTAACAGATTAA
- a CDS encoding GIY-YIG nuclease family protein, whose amino-acid sequence MEETVHDNFFKNFTVVTATRSAADYLPEKSGVYAFYHAFDFLEDDLFSQINTRLQNTVFRTKFSEENNKSKFIIDTCGESVGLSPKMAQFIKAVSQPKERRILKNLLISCSLFQSPDYIGTASNLRDRFVQHLEREDGFFSKYGNSRLNDEFLFVSFPCPKNIARELESLLIQLCQPKFNTQRS is encoded by the coding sequence ATGGAAGAAACAGTTCACGACAACTTCTTCAAAAATTTTACTGTGGTAACAGCAACTCGATCCGCGGCCGATTATCTTCCTGAAAAGTCGGGTGTTTATGCTTTCTATCATGCGTTTGATTTTTTAGAAGATGATTTGTTTAGCCAGATAAACACTCGCCTGCAAAATACGGTATTCAGAACCAAGTTTTCTGAGGAAAATAATAAAAGTAAGTTTATTATCGATACTTGTGGAGAATCAGTAGGTTTATCCCCAAAAATGGCTCAATTTATCAAAGCTGTTTCTCAGCCTAAAGAACGAAGAATTTTAAAAAATCTGCTAATTTCATGTAGTCTTTTTCAAAGCCCAGATTACATAGGCACTGCCAGCAATTTAAGAGATAGGTTTGTTCAGCATTTGGAGCGAGAAGATGGTTTTTTTTCAAAATACGGAAACTCAAGACTAAATGATGAATTTTTATTCGTTTCTTTCCCCTGTCCCAAAAATATTGCTAGAGAGTTAGAAAGCCTATTAATTCAACTATGTCAACCGAAATTTAATACCCAGAGGAGTTAG
- a CDS encoding prolipoprotein diacylglyceryl transferase — protein MQFPVYLEIGNVKLHPHLVFELIAYIVSFRLLFYHNLQNDVIPLKERSFIAIGAMFGALIGTKILVVFQYLDVYLQNPEKLQLLFVSPGKTLVGSLLGGLIGVELTKKILAVKCSTGDAFVYPLIVGMTIGRIGCFLTGLEDGTYGLPTNLPWGIDFGDGILRHPTQLYEIAFLIVLMVFLFVRQQYKIRQGDRFNFFMISYLGFRLFIDFIKPTFLSVLGLSSIQIACLLGLIYYFRSMPRLFEFHQHETILKKS, from the coding sequence ATGCAATTTCCTGTTTATCTTGAAATTGGAAACGTTAAGCTTCATCCTCACTTGGTATTCGAGTTAATTGCCTATATAGTGAGTTTTCGCCTTTTATTTTATCATAATTTACAAAATGATGTTATTCCCCTAAAAGAACGTAGTTTTATTGCTATTGGTGCAATGTTTGGTGCTTTAATAGGGACAAAAATTTTAGTAGTATTTCAGTATTTAGATGTCTATCTTCAAAATCCAGAAAAATTACAATTATTATTTGTTAGTCCTGGTAAAACGCTAGTTGGCAGTTTACTAGGCGGATTAATTGGAGTCGAATTAACCAAAAAAATTTTAGCAGTCAAGTGTTCAACGGGTGATGCTTTTGTTTATCCCTTAATTGTCGGAATGACTATTGGTAGAATTGGCTGTTTTTTAACGGGTTTAGAAGATGGCACTTATGGACTGCCCACTAATTTACCTTGGGGAATTGACTTTGGTGATGGAATTCTTCGCCATCCTACCCAACTTTATGAAATTGCTTTTTTAATAGTTTTAATGGTGTTTTTATTCGTTCGCCAACAGTATAAAATCCGCCAAGGAGATAGATTTAATTTTTTTATGATTAGTTATCTCGGTTTTCGTTTGTTCATCGATTTTATTAAACCGACTTTTTTGTCTGTTTTAGGCTTAAGTAGTATTCAAATTGCCTGTTTATTAGGATTAATTTATTATTTTCGTAGTATGCCGCGTCTATTTGAATTTCATCAACATGAAACTATTCTCAAAAAATCATGA
- a CDS encoding radical SAM protein: MTTRNYLFYSLTNSICSHCLKKVEAKIIFRDDKVYLHKHCSEHGNQEVLIADDIEYYKKSLEFIKPGDLPKRFNTPIKFGCPYDCGLCPDHEQHSCVTLLEVTDKCNLSCPICYAESGTEEFFTGSDLPRVHRSLAQIETMLDAIVANEGEPQVVQISGGEPTIHPEFFKILDLAKSKPIKHLMINTNGIKIAKDLEFCERLSNYMPNFEIYLQFDSLNSEALKVLRGVDLKTIRSQAIANLNKFNISTTLVVTLKKGLNNHEIGDIIEYALQQKCVRGVTFQPVQIAGRLDNYDVKRDRYTLTEVRRDILTQSPYFKPEDILPIPCHPDCLAMGYALKLNGKVIPLTGLISSEDYIKLIPNSIQFEQNVEFKKHFFDLFSTAHSPKSATASLKQLLCCLPLVKVPDGLTYENIFRVLIVQFLDPYNFDVRSVKRSCIHIAHPDGRIIPFDTYNIFYRN; encoded by the coding sequence ATGACTACTCGAAATTATCTTTTTTACAGTCTGACGAATAGCATCTGCTCTCACTGTCTTAAAAAAGTTGAAGCAAAAATTATTTTTAGAGATGATAAAGTTTATTTACATAAGCATTGTTCAGAACATGGAAACCAAGAAGTTTTAATCGCTGATGATATCGAATATTATAAGAAATCTCTAGAATTTATTAAACCTGGAGACTTACCAAAACGCTTTAATACTCCGATTAAATTCGGTTGTCCTTATGATTGTGGTTTATGTCCGGATCATGAGCAACATAGCTGTGTAACCCTTTTAGAAGTGACAGATAAATGTAACCTTTCCTGTCCAATTTGTTATGCAGAATCAGGAACAGAAGAATTTTTTACTGGCTCGGATCTTCCTAGGGTACATCGTAGTTTAGCACAAATAGAAACTATGTTAGATGCGATTGTTGCCAATGAAGGAGAACCTCAAGTCGTGCAAATTAGTGGGGGCGAACCGACTATACATCCAGAATTTTTTAAAATATTAGATTTGGCTAAAAGTAAACCTATTAAACATTTAATGATTAATACTAATGGGATTAAAATTGCCAAAGATTTAGAATTCTGTGAGCGGCTGTCTAACTATATGCCTAATTTTGAAATATATCTTCAGTTTGACAGTTTAAATTCAGAAGCGTTAAAAGTATTACGAGGAGTGGATTTAAAAACCATTCGCTCTCAAGCGATTGCTAATCTCAATAAATTTAATATTTCTACAACTCTAGTTGTCACTCTAAAAAAAGGACTTAATAATCATGAGATTGGTGATATTATTGAGTATGCTTTACAGCAAAAATGTGTTAGAGGAGTAACTTTTCAACCGGTTCAAATAGCTGGCAGATTAGACAATTATGATGTCAAACGAGATCGCTATACTTTAACCGAGGTGCGGCGAGATATTTTAACTCAAAGTCCTTATTTTAAACCTGAAGACATTTTACCTATTCCTTGTCATCCTGACTGTTTAGCGATGGGCTATGCGCTTAAACTAAATGGTAAAGTTATCCCGTTAACGGGGTTAATTTCTTCAGAAGACTATATTAAACTTATCCCCAATAGTATTCAATTTGAGCAAAATGTTGAGTTTAAAAAGCATTTTTTTGACCTTTTTTCTACGGCTCATTCTCCTAAATCTGCTACCGCTTCCTTAAAACAGCTACTTTGTTGTTTGCCGCTTGTTAAAGTTCCCGATGGGTTAACTTATGAAAATATTTTTCGAGTTTTGATTGTTCAATTTCTCGATCCTTATAATTTTGATGTTCGTTCGGTTAAGCGCTCTTGTATTCATATTGCTCACCCTGACGGAAGAATTATTCCCTTTGATACTTACAATATTTTTTATAGAAATTAA